ccaattatttttgtttatttggtatttAGATTGGACAAAATGGCTTACTTTCATGAGGAGCCTTGACCTTCTTTCGGCTTTTCTGGTATGGCCCCATTTTCTTCTACACCCGCCTGTGTCATCAGGTCAGCAATGTTCTTCTCCAAGTCATCAATCCGCGTGCTCATCTCATCAAGTAAAGAGGCAGTTAAGGTAAACTGTATCAATGACTCTTAGGTGGGGTGAAATGATTGCCTTCATCACACTCTGCATCCATGTCTACAAATTAGATGGAAGTATGAGGACGCTAGTATGATCATTTGCATCATTAATGCCCTGGCGCACAATAAATACTAGCTTTATATTCAGTCCATAAAACACATTTCCCAATGATAATTTGAAATTAGGATATTCCTTCCGATGATTTGGTCCGACATGGTCTGGAACTTGTCTTGCATTTGTTGCAGCAAAGTTTGGACCTGGAAAACAATCAGCAAtagtccatccatctattttccataccgcttgtccccaggggggtcgcgggagtgctggggCATATCTCAGCAgtaacaccctgaactggttgccagaaaATCACATGGCACACGGGGAACAACCACAATCAGCAATAATTTAACAATTTATTTTCCATTATACCAGAGTCACACCTGAGCAACAGAATGGCCTAATTCGCCTGTGAGCTTTTCCATCACCCTTTTTGGGGGCTGTGCAATCACAATAAAACTGTTTTTCGAAATCCCCGCCACCGGACGGCTTCAGACACCGGAGAGTGAAGGACCACATGTCGGTAACATGGATGTGCGAAAATATGAAAGTCCAACCTCTCTACTCAGAGTGATTAGGAGAGAGTGGCGTGCTTTACATGCCGCTTGCAAAATATTTCATCTCAAGCTTCAatattctctctctcttgccttcTACTGCTCGTTCCCATTCATACTAAATGGAGAGTAAGGGCTCATTCAAGTGGTCGCTTTTCCCAGTCCCCGGCATGTTGTCCTCACTACCGGCGTCCGAAGCTTTTCAGCGGTTCTCTGAAGAAGAAGATCTCAATTGAAATGCGACGGTGCATGATTTTCTTAACATCAAACCAAACTGAATTAAGCAA
The window above is part of the Syngnathus typhle isolate RoL2023-S1 ecotype Sweden linkage group LG7, RoL_Styp_1.0, whole genome shotgun sequence genome. Proteins encoded here:
- the hsbp1b gene encoding heat shock factor-binding protein 1b, producing the protein MAETDPKSVQDFTNVVQTLLQQMQDKFQTMSDQIIGRIDEMSTRIDDLEKNIADLMTQAGVEENGAIPEKPKEGQGSS